The sequence ATCAGCGCACCGGAAAACCAGATGCTCGGCATGGTCAGATAATAGAAGATATTGTTCCGGTAGACGAGGCGGACGCTCATATAGCGCGCATTATGGTGCGAGCGGTGCAGATTGTAGAGAAAGGGCACGCTGTGCGACAGCCGGTGCCAGAAATATTGCATCATGTCGTCGAAGACCAAGAACAGGGCAATGGCGGCGATCAGAGGGATGCCGGCCAGAGCGCCTTGCCATTGCGGCGCGACATTGCCGAGGATGAACTGGGCTGCGAGAATGATCCCGGGCTGGGTGATGACCAGCAGCACGAACGAGCCGATGATCTCGACCAGCGCGTCGTCGCGGGTCTGGTCGGGCTTGCTGAACAGCCGGGTGCGGAAAAATTCCAGCAGTCCGAAGACGAGGAATATGCCGGTGATTGCCAATAGTTCGGGCCGCATCATGTCTCTCCCTGGAGGATGGCTTGCAGATTTTCTTTAGCCGCTGTACATCTCCTGAAATGCAAACTTTTTGTCATTCTTGGGAATTTTCATGAACGCGCCTGCTCCGGTTGCCGGGACCGGCTTTGTGCAGGGACTTCCCGAGCGGATACGCCTGGATTTGCTGGCCCGCGGACAGGAGCGGGCCTTTGCCCGCGGCCAGATCATCCAGCAACGCGGCGACGAGGCGAAGGAATTCTGGTATATCGAGAGCGGATCGGTACAGGTCGGCCGCTATGGCCTCGACGGGCGGCTGACGCTGTTTGCGCTGCTCGGCGCCGGTGAAACATTTGGCGAACTGGCGTTCATGGGCGAATTTCCGAGGACGGTCGACGCGATTGCCGGCAGCGATTGCCGCCTGATCCGGATCGGAAAAAGCGAGTTCCGGAGCCTGATGGATGCCGATCCGGCGGTGACCGGCCTGCTGCTCAAGACGATGGCGCTGACGGTGCAGGATGCGTTCGATCTGGTCGAATTCAGCCGCAGCCTGTCGGTGCCGCAAAGGCTGGCGCTGGCGCTGTCCCAGCTTTGCGGCGATCAGGGGAACGGTGCGCGGCTCACCGTCACCCAGCAGGAACTGGCCGACTTGGTCGGCGTGTCGCGGGTGTCGCTCGGCAAGGCCCTGACCCGGCTGCAGGGCGGCGGACTCATCGAGCCGGGCTATGGTTTCGTGACGATAAAGGACGGCGCGGGGTTGCGCGATCTGGCGGGTGGCTAGACTATGGACCGTTCGCTCTGC comes from Sphingorhabdus sp. YGSMI21 and encodes:
- a CDS encoding sterol desaturase family protein, encoding MMRPELLAITGIFLVFGLLEFFRTRLFSKPDQTRDDALVEIIGSFVLLVITQPGIILAAQFILGNVAPQWQGALAGIPLIAAIALFLVFDDMMQYFWHRLSHSVPFLYNLHRSHHNARYMSVRLVYRNNIFYYLTMPSIWFSGALIYLGLGWVYVGYIIVKMAVIVGAHSDVAWDAPLYKIKWLSPVMWLVERTISTPATHHAHHGRHKSDGVTHYKGNFGNLLFFWDVLFGTAHITRRYPESYGVENLAPATLGQQLAWPIFPENKEGGHGVKELAAVEATAKV
- a CDS encoding Crp/Fnr family transcriptional regulator, which gives rise to MNAPAPVAGTGFVQGLPERIRLDLLARGQERAFARGQIIQQRGDEAKEFWYIESGSVQVGRYGLDGRLTLFALLGAGETFGELAFMGEFPRTVDAIAGSDCRLIRIGKSEFRSLMDADPAVTGLLLKTMALTVQDAFDLVEFSRSLSVPQRLALALSQLCGDQGNGARLTVTQQELADLVGVSRVSLGKALTRLQGGGLIEPGYGFVTIKDGAGLRDLAGG